Proteins encoded by one window of Desulfovibrio oxyclinae DSM 11498:
- the rapZ gene encoding RNase adapter RapZ, with translation MTPRNAFTVIIVTGLSGAGKSTAIRVFEDLGFFCVDGLPVSMAPKLAELFRQKDDPRQRGLVLGLDLRQDDFLEEWNEALESMDNMGARVEIFFVEARLETLVTRYAMTRRPHPLESSSLGLEQALEKERDLLAPIRQQAALAIDSTQYSVHDLRRVIQEKWTTVQEPARGMRVHVLSFGFKYGMPIEADLVFDMRFLPNPYFDADLKAGSGKDDEVAEFVLGREPGSEFIGRFRDFIDYILPLYADEGRYRITIAIGCTGGRHRSVAVAENLFANLKDNGYSVTLEHRHMELG, from the coding sequence ATGACTCCACGCAATGCTTTTACGGTGATCATCGTAACCGGTCTTTCGGGCGCGGGTAAAAGTACCGCCATCCGGGTTTTTGAAGACCTTGGATTCTTTTGCGTGGACGGACTGCCGGTGAGCATGGCACCTAAGCTGGCCGAGCTTTTCCGCCAGAAGGACGACCCCCGGCAGCGCGGACTCGTGCTTGGACTCGATCTGCGGCAGGACGATTTTCTCGAAGAGTGGAATGAAGCGTTGGAATCCATGGACAACATGGGTGCCCGTGTCGAAATCTTTTTCGTGGAAGCGCGGCTCGAAACGCTCGTGACGCGTTACGCCATGACTCGCCGTCCGCACCCTCTTGAGAGTTCCAGCCTCGGCCTGGAACAGGCTCTGGAAAAGGAACGTGATCTGCTCGCGCCGATCCGCCAGCAGGCTGCGCTGGCCATCGACTCCACACAGTACTCGGTGCATGATCTGCGCCGCGTCATTCAGGAGAAGTGGACCACAGTACAGGAACCCGCCCGCGGTATGCGTGTTCATGTGTTGTCCTTCGGTTTCAAGTATGGAATGCCGATTGAAGCGGATCTGGTGTTCGATATGCGCTTTCTGCCCAATCCTTACTTCGATGCCGACCTCAAGGCGGGGTCCGGCAAGGATGACGAAGTGGCTGAATTCGTACTCGGCAGGGAGCCGGGCAGTGAGTTCATTGGCCGGTTCAGGGACTTCATTGACTACATTCTGCCTCTCTATGCTGACGAAGGGCGGTACAGAATAACCATTGCCATCGGGTGCACCGGCGGCAGACATCGCTCCGTGGCAGTGGCAGAGAATCTTTTTGCCAATCTGAAGGACAACGGATACTCCGTAACTCTGGAACACCGACACATGGAACTTGGGTAG
- a CDS encoding PTS sugar transporter subunit IIA, with protein sequence MKLGDYLDKDLILSDMASADKAGALGELVVPLQERFPEMDSDLVLRVLKEREELGTTGIGDGVAIPHGKLDSLDQIAVVAGRSRDGLDFEALDFKPCHIFFLVLAPEQVAGMHLRILAHISRLLKDDSFRKAFMEAEGQDELWKLLKSA encoded by the coding sequence ATGAAACTTGGTGATTACCTTGATAAGGACCTGATTCTCTCCGACATGGCCTCGGCCGACAAGGCCGGGGCCCTCGGAGAGCTTGTCGTTCCACTGCAGGAACGCTTCCCGGAAATGGATTCCGACCTTGTTCTGCGCGTTCTCAAGGAACGGGAGGAGCTCGGAACTACCGGCATCGGGGACGGCGTGGCCATACCTCACGGCAAGCTGGATTCTCTGGACCAGATTGCGGTGGTGGCGGGCCGAAGCCGCGACGGACTTGATTTCGAGGCGCTCGATTTCAAGCCATGCCACATTTTCTTTCTCGTGCTCGCGCCGGAACAGGTTGCCGGGATGCATCTGCGTATTCTTGCGCATATTTCAAGGCTCCTGAAGGACGATTCCTTCCGTAAGGCATTCATGGAAGCGGAAGGGCAGGATGAACTCTGGAAACTGCTCAAGAGCGCATAG
- the hpf gene encoding ribosome hibernation-promoting factor, HPF/YfiA family, giving the protein MNVSFTFKNFDPSQHLRDYANKRFAKLGKFFKDTDNADLQVNLMVEKLRHKADVILDADTVHLTAIEASEDMYATIDLVLDKLEAQLRKQREKMKGKTRKVRQEREVRMNYLNYGDDRRAEPTIVGTDSYVPKPMSVDEAAMQLDTMDHEFLVFRNSETEGVNVIYKRDNGDFGLIDPGF; this is encoded by the coding sequence ATGAATGTCAGCTTCACCTTCAAGAACTTCGATCCGTCTCAGCATCTGCGGGATTACGCCAACAAGCGCTTCGCCAAGCTCGGCAAGTTCTTCAAGGACACCGACAATGCGGATCTTCAGGTGAACCTCATGGTGGAGAAGCTCCGTCACAAGGCGGACGTTATCCTGGATGCGGACACCGTGCATCTGACGGCTATCGAAGCCTCAGAGGACATGTACGCCACCATTGATCTGGTGCTGGACAAGCTTGAGGCGCAGCTTCGCAAGCAGCGTGAGAAGATGAAGGGCAAGACCAGAAAGGTCCGCCAGGAGCGGGAAGTTCGCATGAACTACCTGAACTACGGTGATGACCGTCGCGCCGAACCCACCATCGTGGGGACGGACAGCTATGTGCCCAAGCCCATGTCCGTGGACGAAGCTGCCATGCAGCTCGACACCATGGATCATGAGTTTCTCGTCTTCAGAAATAGCGAAACCGAGGGCGTCAACGTCATCTACAAGCGCGACAACGGAGACTTCGGCCTCATCGATCCCGGATTCTGA